The following is a genomic window from Caldicellulosiruptor danielii.
AAAGTTTTAAGAACCTGGATGATAAAAAAGTGCTAATAATAGAGAGAGACAAGTTTTTAGGAGGGATTTTAAACCAGTGTATTCATCCTGGCTTTGGACTTCACTACTTCAAGGAAGAACTAACAGGGCCTGAGTATGCCCACAGGTTTATTGAACAAGTGATTGAAAGCCAAATTGAATATCTTACCGAAACTCATGTGATAGACATAACTCCAGAAAAGGAGATAGTAGCTGTCAATAAAAAAGGGCTTAAGAGGATAAAAGCAGATTCAATTGTGCTCGCAATGGGATGTAGAGAGAGAACAAGAGGTGCTATAATAACACCTGGAACAAGACCTGCGGGGATTTTCACAGCAGGTCAGGCTCAGAGGTTTATAAACATTGAAGGGTACAGGATTGGCAAAAAAGCGATAATTGTTGGGTCTGGGGATATAGGTCTTATCATGGCAAGACGTCTTACTTTAGAAGGGATAGAGGTAAAGGCAGTGGTGGAGATAATGCCTTACTCTACAGGGCTTAGAAGAAACATTGTTCAATGCTTAGATGACTTTGGGATACCTCTTCTTTTGTCTCATAAGCTTGTCAAAATTCATGGAAGGTATAGAGTTGAAGGTGTTACAATTGCAAAGGTGGACTTTAAGCTAAAAGAAATCCCGTCCACAGAAAGATTTATCGAATGCGACACCGTGCTATTTTCTGTTGGGCTGATACCTGAAAATGAACTGAGTAAAAAAGCTGGAATTGTTCTTGATATGAGAACAGGAGGTCCAGTTGTCGACAATACATTTTCAACCTCGCAAAAAGGTATATTTGCCTGTGGAAATGTTCTTCATGTTCATGACCTTGTTGACAATGTTACATTAGAAGCACAGACAGCAGGAAGGTATGCTGCCATGTATTCTCAGTACCCTGAGCTTTTTGAAAATAACATTTATATCAACATAGTAGCAAAAGAAGGTATAAAATATGTTGTGCCACAAAAATTAAACAAAACCTTTGTTCAGCCATTTGTTCTCAGGTTTAGGGTAGATAATTTTTATAAAGATGCTGTTGTGACTATTTCCAATGCAGGCAAAGTTCTTATAAAAATCAAAAAAAGCATTCTAACACCTGGTGAGATGGAGAGTATAGAAATTTCACAAAAGATTCTCTCTCAGCTGGATTTTTCTAATGATATTGTGGTAAGCTTGCAAAACATTTAAAGACTAAAAAGGAGAGTATAAGCCAAGATGCAGAAAAATAAAGTCACATGCATTCTTTGCCCGAGAGGCTGCACCATTGAAAAAAAGACGCAAGGTGACACTTTTGAGTTTTCTGGATTTGGGTGCAAAAGAGGGCTTGAGTGGGCAAAAGAAGAGTTTACAAACCCTAAAAGAATTCTTACAACCACAGTCCATGTTAAAAGTGGTGAGATAGAGTTTGTGCCTGTTCGAACGAACGTACCTATTCCTAAGGAGAAGATTTTTGAAGCTATCTCAATCTTAAAAGGCATAGAGGTTTTAGCACCAGTTGAGATAGGAAGTGTGATTGTGAAAAATATTCTTGATACTGGTGCTGATGTTGTTGCAACAAGAAGGGTTGGCAAAAAAGACTCATCAGATGATTGAAAAAAGGGTAGGTTTGCTTGTTGAGATTGCTACAGCACCGGAAGAGAGAGCCTGGATTATCTCTTCTTTTGTCTCAATCATTCCTCCTGCAATGATAGGGACTGTGGTTGAAATAGCCAGCCTTTGTATTGCTTTTGGTATTACACCAGGCAACACTTCAATTAGTGTTGGCTTAGAATTTTCTATTATCTTAAGACCGGAGGTTATGGACTGCGAGTCTATCAAAAATATTCTTTGAACACAAGGTATAGAAAGAGAAGCAGCATAGTTGATTAAGTTTTGCCTTGTTGATATAATACCATCAGCACCGCAGTATATCAAAAACTCAATCCCTTTTTCGTCTTTTCCCACACCTTCGATTAGGTCTATGTGGACGAAAACTAATTTTTTGTTCTGTTTTATCATATTAATTTCATCTTTTATGGTTAAAATAGAAGAGTGAAGAAGAAAAATGATTTTGCATTCAGAATTTATTGCATATTCAAGTATTGCTTTGTCTCTTATAGCTGGTATAATAGGATTTTGAATAAGTTTATCTATCAAGTTTTCCATCATAGCAATTAGCTCCTTTGAAGAGTTTTTAATATAATTATACACCCAGAAGAAAAATTATAAAAACGGAGGCAGATAGAATTTGAGCAGCACAGCATCTACAAGGACAATACCAGTGATTCCTCTGCGTGGGCTTGTGGTTTTTCCATACATGATGCTTCACTTTGATGTTGGAAGACAGATTTCTCTTAAAGCATTAGAACAAGCAATGGAAAACGACCAGCTTGTTTTGCTTCTTTCCCAAAAAGACCCAAAACAAGAAGAACCTACACCAAATGATATGTATCAGTTTGGTACAGTTGCAAAGGTAAAGCAGATGTTAAAACTGCCAAGCGAGACTTCGAGGATACTTGTTGAAGGTCTCTACAGAGCACGGGTAATAAGATATTTGTCAACAGACCCATATTTTTTGGTTGAGGTGGAAGAGTATAAGGAAAATGAAATTAAATTAGAAGATGACCCTGAATTAGAGGCGCTTATAAGAAATGTGATTGGAGCATTTGAAGAGTTTGCAAGACTTACAAACAAAATTCCACCTGATGCTATTTTGTCTGTCACTACAATTCAAAGCCCTGACCAGCTTGCAGATGTTATAGCCGCAAATGTTGTTGTGAAGCTTGAAGATAAACAGCTTTTACTTGAGAAGATTGACCTGAAAGAAAGACTTTCAAAGCTATATGAGCTGATACTGAGGGAAAAAGAGATAATTGAGATTGAGAGAAAGATTGCTATAAAGGTTAAAAAACAGATTGATAAAACACAAAAAGAGTATTATCTAAGAGAACAACTAAAAGCAATCCAGAGCGAACTTGGTGAAAAAGATAGTCTTTTTTCTGAGGCAGAGGAATATAGAGAGCAGGTCAAAAAACTTGGACTGAGCCAGGAAAGTCTTCAAAAGGTGTTCAAAGAAATAGACAGGCTTGAGAAATTGCCTCCAAACTCGCCCGAGGTTGGGGTTATAAGAACATACCTTGACTGGATTGTGGACCTTCCATGGAATGTGAGAAGCGATGAGAAGATTGATATAAATGTTGTCAAAAAGGTACTTGATGAAGACCACTATGGACTTACGAAAGTAAAAGAAAGGATACTTGAGTATATTGCTGTAAGGAAACTAAAAAACAATATGAAAGGTCCTATTCTGTGTTTGATGGGACCACCTGGTGTTGGGAAGACATCAATTGCAAAGTCGATAGCACGTGCACTTAACAGAAATTATGTAAGAATTTCGCTTGGTGGTCTTCGGGATGAAGCAGAGATACGAGGACACAGGAAAACCTATGTTGGTGCAATGCCAGGAAGAATTATATATGCTCTTCGTCAGGCAAAGACAAAAAACCCTCTTATACTTTTAGATGAGATTGACAAGATGTCGCACGATTTTAGAGGTGACCCTGCCTCTGCGCTTTTAGAGGTCTTGGACAGTGAACAGAACTTTGCATTCCGTGACCATTATATTGAAATTCCGTTTGATTTGTCTGAGATAATGTTCATCGCAACAGCAAACACACTTGAGACAATCCCAAGACCTTTACTTGACAGGCTTGAAGTGATTGAGATTACAGGGTATACTGAAGAAGAGAAGCTTGAGATTGCAAAAAGGTATCTTTTGCCCAAGCAGATGGAACAAAACGGACTTAAAAAATCTCAACTAAGATGTGATATAGATGCTATCAAGGATATAATATCATTCTACACGCGCGAGTCTGGTGTCAGAAACTTAGAAAGAGAAATTGCAAGGCTTTGCCGACGTGCTGCAAAAGAAATTTTAGAAGAAAATAAGAAGATGGTAAGAATCACTCAAAAGAATTTAGAAAAGTATTTGGGCACGCGAAAGTACAGAAGAGATGAGCTTATTGAGCAAGACAGGGTTGGAATTGTAACCGGCCTTGCATGGACACCTTTTGGCGGTGAGACACTCTATGTCGAAGCGCTCGTGATGCCAGGAAGTGGCAAATTGGAGCTAACAGGCCAGCTTGGAGATGTTATGAAAGAATCGGCAAAGGCTGCTGTGAGCATTATAAGGTCGAGGGCAAAGGAACTCGGGATTGACGAAAACTTTTATAAAGAGTGTGATATTCACATTCATGTTCCAGAAGGTGCTATTCCAAAAGATGGGCCATCTGCCGGAGTGACAATGGCAACTGCAATGGTTTCGGCACTGTCACAAAGAAAAGTAAGGTTTGATGTTGCTATGACAGGTGAAATTACTCTAAGTGGCAGAGTACTTCCAATTGGTGGTGTAAAAGAAAAGGTTTTGGCGGCAAAAAGAGTGGGTATTAAGAATGTTATCCTGCCTTTCGAAAATAAAAAAGATGTGGATGAACTTGAGGACTATGTAAGAAAAGATATGAACTTTATATTTGTAAAGACAATTGATGAGGTATTTGATATTGCAATTGTAAAGTAAGGGGGGTGAAAGCTAATTTGAAAATCAATCTTTCCAATGCAAGGCTTGAAAAGGTTGCTGTAAAAAAAGAAGACTATCCGCCGATTAAAATGCCGGAGATGTGCATATGCGGAAGGTCAAACGTGGGCAAATCTTCTTTTATAAACGCGGTTTTCAAAGACAAGCTTGCAAAGGTTGGGTCAACACCGGGTAAGACCAGAACAATCAATTTTTTTAATATAGACAACAAATTTAGGGTTGTTGATCTTCCGGGTTATGGTTATGCTGAAGTTTCAAAAGAAGAAAAGCGAAGATGGAGAACTATGATTGAGGAGTACCTGCTTGAAAGACAGGAACTGAAACTTTCTGTTTTGCTTTTAGACTCGAGACATCTTCCCACAGAAGATGATAAAATAATGCTAAGCTTTTTTGACAAAAAAGAAATTCCTATCATGATTGTACTGACAAAGTGTGACAAACTTTCAAATAACGAACTTGCAAAAAATACAGAGCTTATTTCAAAAGAACTGGGGATTGAAAAGGAACTGCTTTACCAATTTTCTGCTAAGTCTGGCATGGGAGTAAAACAGGTCCAGTATGCCATAATCAAGTTTATGGAAGAGGCAATATTGCAGGAGAAGGGGAAAAAATGAGGTATGCACTTATTAGTAGTTGCCTTATAGGTCTTAACACAAAATATGATGGGGAAAACAATTTGAGAGAAGAAGTTGTTGAAAGATTGAAAAATGAGTACATTCTTATTCCCATCTGTCCTGAACAGCTTGGTGGACTTCCAACACCACGAAATCCCTGTGAGATAAAAAATGGCAGGGTTATAGATATAGAAGGCAGGGATTTTACCGATAATTTTTATAAAGGTGCGTATGAAGCTTTAAAGCTTGCAAAGTTTTTCGATGTACAGATTGCTTTTTTAAAATCTAAAAGTCCTTCTTGTGGCTGTGGCAAAATCTATGATGGAAGCTTTTCGGGAAAACTTGTTGAAGGAAATGGCATCACAACGGTTGTTTTCATGCAAAATGGTATAAAAGTGGTCTGTATTGATTAAGATTATAAAGGGTGTAAAGAGGATATGGATTTTAAAGAGATTATCAAGTATGACGATTTAATTTCGGTTTTGGACAACTTTTCTTACATCACAGGGATCTCAGCAAACTTTTTGACAGCTGACAACAAATGGGTTGAGAATAAGAAGAAAGGCACATGCGAGTTCTGCACCATCATGAAAAACTATTACAAAAATGGTGAAGCGTGCAGAGAATCTGATTTGAACGGGGCACAGACTGCTCAAAAGAAAAAGGGCATACATGTTTACAGATGTCACATGGGGCTTATTGAGGCTGTCATTCCTCTGTTTTTTAACACAAGCTATATTGGTTCACTTTTTATAGGTCAGATTCTTTTAGAGCCGCCATCAGAAAAGATGTGGGAACAAATTGCAAAAAAATTAGACGGTCAGCCAGTTGATATACAAAAAGTAAAGGAGAGCTTTTTCAAGCTTACTTTCATTGACCAAGAAAAACTGAAAAGTGTACTTGATATGATGCATATAGTGGCAAAATACATTATAGACTCAGAGATGATAAGAATTTCTTCTCTTTCGTCAATTGAAAGAATAATTGAATATATTAAGAATCATTATATGGAAGAGATAACACTTGACGATTTGGCTAAAATGGTGTACTTGTCACCGACTTATTTGAGTTATCTTTTTAAAAAGCAACTTGGTGTGACATTCAAGGAGTATCTCATCAATATAAGGCTCAAAAAATCAAAAGAGCTCATAGAAACAACAGATCTTCCGATTGGAGAAATCTCAAAGATGGTAGGAATAGAAGACCAGAACTATTTTAGCAGACTGTTTAAAAGGAAGTATGGTGTGTCTCCAATGAATTACAAGAAGGATAAATATATTTACGATACATCTAAAAAAAATGCTAATACATAAAAAAGAAGTGCATTTAATTTGCACTTCTTTTTTTTTAGAATGAAAATTAGGAAGAAAGGAGAAAAAATTTTATTTTGATGTGGGGGAGAAAAAATGGCAGAACTCAGATGGAATCCTCTTTTGCGTGACTGGGTAATGATTGCATCACACAGACAGGAAAGACCTCAGATGCCCAAGGACTGGTGCCCGTTTTGTCCTGGCTCTGGCAGAGTTCCTGACAATTATGATGTTTTAGAGTATGACAATGACTTTCCAGCCCTTATGCAAAATCCGCCAGTTCCAGATGATGTTGCAACATCTTTTTACAAGGTTGCACCAGCCTATGGCAAGTGTGAGGTGATTTTGTACTCTCCAAATCACACGATAACACTGCCCGAGCTTGAGGTCTCTCATATAAGAAAACTTGTAGATCTGTGGGTTGAAAGATTTGAAACCTTAAAGAAAGATAAAAACATAAAGTTTATATTCATCTTTGAAAACAGAGGCGAGGTTGTGGGTGTCACAATGCCGCATCCACATGGTCAGATATATGGATATTCATGGATACCACTGAAAATCTTGCGTGAACTTGAAAGTGCTAAGATGCACTATGAGCAGCATGGTGAGTGTTTAATCTGCAGGATTGACAGGGAAGAGATAGAGTTTAAAAAGAGAATAATCATAGAAAACGACCATTTTATAACATACCTGCCTTTCTTTACCGAGTATCCTTATGGTGTATTTATATCTCCAAAGCGACATGTGAGAGTTATTTCTGACCTTACAGAAGAAGAAAAGGACAGCTTTGCAAAGATATTAAAAGAGACAACAGGAACGCTGGACAGTCTTTTTGACTATCAGTTCCCATACATGATGTGCATGCATCAGCTACCTGTCAATGTTGATGAGGACTATTCTAAATTTTACCATTTTCATGTAGAGTTTTACCCGCCCATGCGGTCAAAAGACAAGCAAAAGTTCAATGCATCAAGTGAAACAGGAGCGTGGGCACCGTGTAACACAACTTCACCAGAGGAGAAGGCAGAAGAGTTAAGACAAGCTTATAAAAGATTTATGCAAAAGATGCAAGGAGGAATCAGCAAATGAAGATTGAAGAACTTTTGAAGATGTTTAAAGATGTGTATGGCGAAAATAAAGAGCCTATCAGGTGCTTTTTCTCAAGTGGAAGAGTAAACCTTATCGGTGAGCACACAGACTATAACGGCGGGTATGTTTTTCCTGCAGCGCTCAATGTTGGTACCACCGTTCTTGCTCGAAAAAGAAAGGACAAAAAAATTTGCTTATATGCCACAGACTTGAAAGAACTTGTTGAAGCAGACATCGACAAGATTGACGAGTACAAAAATATCAGGTGGGGGAACTATCAGCTTGGGGTTATAAAAGAGCTAAAAGAGGCAGAATATGAAGTTGGTGGAGTTGATTTGCTCTTTCACGACACTGTACCGCACGGAGCAGGGCTTTCATCATCTGCTGCGATTGAGTGTGCAACAGGAATTGCTGTTTATTCACTATTCAATAGTAAACCAATTGACAGGCTCAAGCTTAGCTTTATATGTCAGAGGGCTGAGAACAGGTTTGTTGGAGTAAACTGTGGTATTATGGATCAGTTTGCTTCAAGTCTTGGGAAAAAAGACCATGCCATTTTTCTCAACACACGCACTATGGAGTACAGGTATGTACCTTTAAAACTTGGTGATTACAAAATTGTTATCAGCAACACTAACAAGAAAAGAAGTCTTGCAGAATCAAAATACAATGAGAGAAGGTCTCAGTGTGAAAAAGGGTTGGAACTTTTGAAAAGAGAACTTAATATTTCGTGCCTTGGCGAGCTTGATGTTGAGACGTTTGAAAAATATAAAAATTTGATTGATGATGAAATAATTCTAAAAAGAGTAAGACATGTTGTGTACGAAGATGACAGAGTTATAAAATCTATTGATGTTTTGCAGAAGGGAGACCTTGAAGGATTTGGCAAGCTTATGATACAATCTCATATATCGCTAAGAGACGACTATGAGGTAACAGGACTTGAGCTTGATACACTTTTTAATGAAGCTCTAAAAGTAGAAGGTGTAATTGGTACACGAATGACAGGTGCTGGTTTTGGTGGCTGCACAGTTTCAATTGTTCATAAGGATGCTATAGAAGAGTTTGTAAGAAAAGTAGGGGAAAACTATTGTGCAAAGACAGGTCTCAAAGCAGATTTTTACACATTTGAGATTGACGATGGCGCAAGGGAGATAGAAATTTAAAAATTCTTTTAAAAAGAAAGGATTGATACAAAGATGATTTTGGTTACAGGTGGAGCAGGGTATATTGGAAGCCATATGGTTTGGCTTTTGCTTGAAAAGGGATATGATGTTGTCGTTATTGACAATCTTGAAAAAGGTCACAAGAAAGCTGTTTTGGGCGGAAAGTTTTATTGTGGTAACCTCAAAGACAAAGAATTTTTGGAAAAAGTATTTGCTGAAAATGACATCTCGGCAGTTATTCATTTTGCTGCGTCTTCTTTGGTGGGAGAGAGCGTTCAGAATCCTATAAAGTATTACTACAACAACGTTTATGGTACTCTCAACCTTGTTGACACAATGATAAAACACAATGTAAAAAAACTTGTGTTTTCTTCAACAGCTGCCGTCTATGGAGAACCAGAAAACATCCCTATACTTGAAGAGGACAAAACCCAGCCTACAAATCCTTACGGTGAGACAAAACTTGCAATTGAAAAGATGCTAAAATGGATGGATATTGCCTATGGACTAAAATTTGTCTCACTAAGGTATTTCAACGTTGCAGGTAGCCACCCCGACGGGATTATTGGAGAAGACCACAATCCTGAGACACACCTTATTCCGATAGTGTTGCAGGTAGCGCTTGGTGTTCGTGAAAAGGTTATTGTATATGGCAATGATTATAATACAAAAGATGGTACTTGTATAAGAGACTACATCCACGTTGTTGACCTTTGCGATGCGCATCTCAAAGCTATGGAGTATTTGGATAAGAACGACAAAAGTGAAATATTT
Proteins encoded in this region:
- a CDS encoding NAD(P)/FAD-dependent oxidoreductase, which encodes MEKYKVVVIGSGPAGLAAALESFKNLDDKKVLIIERDKFLGGILNQCIHPGFGLHYFKEELTGPEYAHRFIEQVIESQIEYLTETHVIDITPEKEIVAVNKKGLKRIKADSIVLAMGCRERTRGAIITPGTRPAGIFTAGQAQRFINIEGYRIGKKAIIVGSGDIGLIMARRLTLEGIEVKAVVEIMPYSTGLRRNIVQCLDDFGIPLLLSHKLVKIHGRYRVEGVTIAKVDFKLKEIPSTERFIECDTVLFSVGLIPENELSKKAGIVLDMRTGGPVVDNTFSTSQKGIFACGNVLHVHDLVDNVTLEAQTAGRYAAMYSQYPELFENNIYINIVAKEGIKYVVPQKLNKTFVQPFVLRFRVDNFYKDAVVTISNAGKVLIKIKKSILTPGEMESIEISQKILSQLDFSNDIVVSLQNI
- a CDS encoding DUF1667 domain-containing protein codes for the protein MQKNKVTCILCPRGCTIEKKTQGDTFEFSGFGCKRGLEWAKEEFTNPKRILTTTVHVKSGEIEFVPVRTNVPIPKEKIFEAISILKGIEVLAPVEIGSVIVKNILDTGADVVATRRVGKKDSSDD
- a CDS encoding glycerol-3-phosphate responsive antiterminator, with translation MENLIDKLIQNPIIPAIRDKAILEYAINSECKIIFLLHSSILTIKDEINMIKQNKKLVFVHIDLIEGVGKDEKGIEFLIYCGADGIISTRQNLINYAASLSIPCVQRIFLIDSQSITSGLKIIENSKPTLIEVLPGVIPKAIQRLAISTTVPIIAGGMIETKEEIIQALSSGAVAISTSKPTLFSII
- the lon gene encoding endopeptidase La yields the protein MSSTASTRTIPVIPLRGLVVFPYMMLHFDVGRQISLKALEQAMENDQLVLLLSQKDPKQEEPTPNDMYQFGTVAKVKQMLKLPSETSRILVEGLYRARVIRYLSTDPYFLVEVEEYKENEIKLEDDPELEALIRNVIGAFEEFARLTNKIPPDAILSVTTIQSPDQLADVIAANVVVKLEDKQLLLEKIDLKERLSKLYELILREKEIIEIERKIAIKVKKQIDKTQKEYYLREQLKAIQSELGEKDSLFSEAEEYREQVKKLGLSQESLQKVFKEIDRLEKLPPNSPEVGVIRTYLDWIVDLPWNVRSDEKIDINVVKKVLDEDHYGLTKVKERILEYIAVRKLKNNMKGPILCLMGPPGVGKTSIAKSIARALNRNYVRISLGGLRDEAEIRGHRKTYVGAMPGRIIYALRQAKTKNPLILLDEIDKMSHDFRGDPASALLEVLDSEQNFAFRDHYIEIPFDLSEIMFIATANTLETIPRPLLDRLEVIEITGYTEEEKLEIAKRYLLPKQMEQNGLKKSQLRCDIDAIKDIISFYTRESGVRNLEREIARLCRRAAKEILEENKKMVRITQKNLEKYLGTRKYRRDELIEQDRVGIVTGLAWTPFGGETLYVEALVMPGSGKLELTGQLGDVMKESAKAAVSIIRSRAKELGIDENFYKECDIHIHVPEGAIPKDGPSAGVTMATAMVSALSQRKVRFDVAMTGEITLSGRVLPIGGVKEKVLAAKRVGIKNVILPFENKKDVDELEDYVRKDMNFIFVKTIDEVFDIAIVK
- the yihA gene encoding ribosome biogenesis GTP-binding protein YihA/YsxC — protein: MKINLSNARLEKVAVKKEDYPPIKMPEMCICGRSNVGKSSFINAVFKDKLAKVGSTPGKTRTINFFNIDNKFRVVDLPGYGYAEVSKEEKRRWRTMIEEYLLERQELKLSVLLLDSRHLPTEDDKIMLSFFDKKEIPIMIVLTKCDKLSNNELAKNTELISKELGIEKELLYQFSAKSGMGVKQVQYAIIKFMEEAILQEKGKK
- a CDS encoding DUF523 domain-containing protein, which codes for MRYALISSCLIGLNTKYDGENNLREEVVERLKNEYILIPICPEQLGGLPTPRNPCEIKNGRVIDIEGRDFTDNFYKGAYEALKLAKFFDVQIAFLKSKSPSCGCGKIYDGSFSGKLVEGNGITTVVFMQNGIKVVCID
- a CDS encoding PocR ligand-binding domain-containing protein encodes the protein MDFKEIIKYDDLISVLDNFSYITGISANFLTADNKWVENKKKGTCEFCTIMKNYYKNGEACRESDLNGAQTAQKKKGIHVYRCHMGLIEAVIPLFFNTSYIGSLFIGQILLEPPSEKMWEQIAKKLDGQPVDIQKVKESFFKLTFIDQEKLKSVLDMMHIVAKYIIDSEMIRISSLSSIERIIEYIKNHYMEEITLDDLAKMVYLSPTYLSYLFKKQLGVTFKEYLINIRLKKSKELIETTDLPIGEISKMVGIEDQNYFSRLFKRKYGVSPMNYKKDKYIYDTSKKNANT
- the galT gene encoding galactose-1-phosphate uridylyltransferase; amino-acid sequence: MAELRWNPLLRDWVMIASHRQERPQMPKDWCPFCPGSGRVPDNYDVLEYDNDFPALMQNPPVPDDVATSFYKVAPAYGKCEVILYSPNHTITLPELEVSHIRKLVDLWVERFETLKKDKNIKFIFIFENRGEVVGVTMPHPHGQIYGYSWIPLKILRELESAKMHYEQHGECLICRIDREEIEFKKRIIIENDHFITYLPFFTEYPYGVFISPKRHVRVISDLTEEEKDSFAKILKETTGTLDSLFDYQFPYMMCMHQLPVNVDEDYSKFYHFHVEFYPPMRSKDKQKFNASSETGAWAPCNTTSPEEKAEELRQAYKRFMQKMQGGISK
- a CDS encoding galactokinase produces the protein MKIEELLKMFKDVYGENKEPIRCFFSSGRVNLIGEHTDYNGGYVFPAALNVGTTVLARKRKDKKICLYATDLKELVEADIDKIDEYKNIRWGNYQLGVIKELKEAEYEVGGVDLLFHDTVPHGAGLSSSAAIECATGIAVYSLFNSKPIDRLKLSFICQRAENRFVGVNCGIMDQFASSLGKKDHAIFLNTRTMEYRYVPLKLGDYKIVISNTNKKRSLAESKYNERRSQCEKGLELLKRELNISCLGELDVETFEKYKNLIDDEIILKRVRHVVYEDDRVIKSIDVLQKGDLEGFGKLMIQSHISLRDDYEVTGLELDTLFNEALKVEGVIGTRMTGAGFGGCTVSIVHKDAIEEFVRKVGENYCAKTGLKADFYTFEIDDGAREIEI
- the galE gene encoding UDP-glucose 4-epimerase GalE, with product MILVTGGAGYIGSHMVWLLLEKGYDVVVIDNLEKGHKKAVLGGKFYCGNLKDKEFLEKVFAENDISAVIHFAASSLVGESVQNPIKYYYNNVYGTLNLVDTMIKHNVKKLVFSSTAAVYGEPENIPILEEDKTQPTNPYGETKLAIEKMLKWMDIAYGLKFVSLRYFNVAGSHPDGIIGEDHNPETHLIPIVLQVALGVREKVIVYGNDYNTKDGTCIRDYIHVVDLCDAHLKAMEYLDKNDKSEIFNLGNGMGFSVMEVIEKASEVVGKKIPYEIGPRRAGDPSILVASSQKAQKLLGWQQKYNSLETIISTAWKWHSTHPHGYEE